In one Pyxidicoccus xibeiensis genomic region, the following are encoded:
- a CDS encoding DKNYY domain-containing protein gives MSLIKFVFLALGVLVLVGVVVMAVVGGFFVSIFTNSYEIKNGRVFYHVAGIGLSEVEGADAETFKEMRRGNHGYGEDKNGIYFHEKRLHGADRDSFTILNGNGYWSKDKGTVFYGASALPGVDASKFRLLGSHYGTDGRLVYGIGRLLEGADPETFELVTKDGTMAKDKNAYYRLEERGRMENGVFISDEEAAEEAAEEAAERTR, from the coding sequence ATGAGTCTGATCAAGTTCGTTTTCCTGGCCCTGGGCGTGCTGGTCCTCGTGGGTGTCGTCGTCATGGCTGTCGTGGGTGGCTTCTTCGTCTCCATTTTCACCAACAGCTACGAAATCAAGAATGGAAGGGTTTTTTATCACGTGGCGGGAATCGGCTTGTCCGAGGTGGAGGGGGCGGACGCCGAGACCTTCAAGGAAATGAGGAGGGGCAATCACGGGTACGGTGAAGACAAGAATGGAATCTATTTCCATGAAAAAAGACTCCATGGTGCCGACCGTGACAGCTTCACGATCCTGAACGGAAACGGGTACTGGTCGAAAGACAAGGGCACGGTGTTCTACGGCGCCAGCGCCCTGCCGGGTGTCGATGCTTCGAAGTTCCGGCTTCTTGGCTCCCATTACGGGACGGACGGAAGGCTCGTGTATGGCATTGGCCGGCTTCTCGAGGGGGCCGACCCCGAAACCTTCGAACTGGTCACGAAGGATGGAACGATGGCAAAGGACAAGAACGCCTACTACCGCCTGGAAGAGCGCGGTCGCATGGAAAACGGCGTGTTCATCAGCGACGAAGAAGCAGCCGAAGAGGCCGCCGAAGAGGCCGCCGAGCGCACGCGGTAA
- a CDS encoding SBBP repeat-containing protein, which translates to MRVPNPIRSIFLAGTLALASAPGCGGEPSPVSEAPDTLGDQEQALACENLVPVMTGPTTPSGSVTRSGVFSTSYEAWQAFDASGSLWLSLENQTPAWLGYQWFNGAKTVNRYAINYANGSITSRAPRNWTFEGWNGSSWVVLDTRTNQVNWAGHERREYTVATPGAYTRYRVHITDDNDTRSGIVVISIGRLELLHCVTAPYSATQSVWTRTTGSPAGFTRVHDMAGDPAGRTYITGMTQLGLDGAQAVGGMDAFLQARDWNGAKLWSVQIGAPNGAAWGYGIAQNRTWEEIYVAGIVSGSIDGTPTTGFGEAFLTKYRYTGLRQWTRQLGNAGSDTEGFGVAVDAADNAFLGGTVEGALDGNPAIGTSDAFVTKYDAAGNKLWTRKVGAAGTRTHGRRVAADGAGNVFLAGWTAGGLDGNVRMGPEDFFVVKYDGAGNKQWTRQLGTPASDTSLYGAATDAAGNIYLAGSSTGGLDGNPNPTAGGDAYVTKYNGAGVKQWTRELGSSGGAWGTGLFIDASGVYLTGGGTGDIGNTTSTTVAAIHNFVARYDTAGNRQWVVQQDAARLNMANAGVYSNGVSVDAAGNLYVGGFTDGHFDGNTLMGSPDGFVTKLPKP; encoded by the coding sequence GTGAGAGTTCCGAACCCCATTCGAAGCATCTTCCTGGCGGGCACGCTCGCCCTGGCGTCCGCGCCGGGCTGCGGCGGTGAGCCGTCCCCCGTCTCCGAGGCCCCCGACACCCTCGGCGACCAGGAGCAGGCGCTGGCCTGTGAGAACCTGGTCCCGGTGATGACGGGGCCGACCACGCCCTCTGGCAGCGTGACGCGCTCCGGGGTCTTCAGCACGTCCTACGAGGCCTGGCAGGCGTTCGACGCCTCCGGGTCGCTGTGGCTCTCGCTGGAGAACCAGACGCCGGCGTGGCTCGGCTACCAGTGGTTCAACGGGGCGAAGACAGTCAACCGCTATGCCATCAACTACGCCAACGGCTCCATCACCTCGCGGGCGCCCAGGAACTGGACGTTCGAGGGGTGGAACGGCTCCTCCTGGGTGGTGCTGGATACGCGGACGAACCAGGTCAACTGGGCGGGCCACGAGCGGCGCGAGTACACGGTGGCGACGCCCGGCGCGTACACGCGCTACCGGGTGCACATCACGGACGACAACGACACGCGCAGCGGCATCGTCGTGATTTCAATCGGGCGGCTGGAGCTGCTCCACTGCGTCACCGCACCGTATTCGGCGACGCAGTCCGTGTGGACGCGGACGACCGGCTCGCCGGCGGGCTTCACCCGGGTGCATGACATGGCGGGGGACCCGGCCGGGCGTACGTACATCACGGGCATGACGCAGCTGGGGCTGGATGGCGCCCAGGCGGTTGGCGGCATGGACGCCTTCCTCCAGGCGAGGGACTGGAACGGAGCGAAGCTCTGGTCGGTGCAGATTGGTGCGCCCAACGGAGCAGCCTGGGGGTACGGCATCGCGCAGAACCGGACGTGGGAGGAGATCTACGTGGCCGGCATCGTGAGCGGGTCCATCGACGGGACTCCGACCACGGGCTTCGGGGAGGCCTTCCTGACGAAGTACCGCTACACGGGCCTGAGGCAGTGGACCCGGCAGCTCGGGAATGCGGGCTCCGACACGGAGGGCTTCGGGGTCGCGGTGGACGCCGCGGACAACGCCTTCCTGGGCGGCACCGTCGAGGGCGCCCTGGACGGCAATCCCGCCATCGGCACGTCGGATGCGTTCGTGACGAAGTACGACGCCGCGGGCAACAAGCTGTGGACGCGGAAGGTGGGCGCGGCTGGCACGCGAACGCACGGGCGGCGGGTCGCCGCGGATGGCGCGGGGAACGTCTTCCTGGCGGGCTGGACGGCGGGTGGACTGGACGGCAACGTCCGCATGGGGCCGGAGGACTTCTTCGTCGTGAAGTACGACGGCGCGGGCAACAAGCAGTGGACCCGGCAGCTCGGAACTCCGGCGTCGGACACCTCGTTGTACGGGGCGGCGACGGATGCGGCGGGCAATATCTACCTGGCGGGCTCCAGCACCGGTGGCCTGGATGGGAACCCGAACCCCACGGCGGGCGGTGATGCCTACGTGACGAAGTACAACGGGGCCGGAGTGAAGCAGTGGACCCGGGAGCTGGGCAGCTCGGGCGGCGCGTGGGGCACGGGGCTCTTCATCGACGCGAGCGGCGTGTACCTGACCGGCGGCGGCACGGGGGACATCGGCAACACCACGTCCACGACGGTGGCCGCGATACACAACTTCGTCGCGCGGTACGACACGGCCGGCAACCGTCAGTGGGTCGTCCAGCAGGACGCGGCGCGGCTCAACATGGCGAACGCGGGCGTGTACAGCAACGGAGTGTCGGTGGACGCCGCGGGGAACCTCTACGTGGGCGGCTTCACGGATGGGCACTTCGACGGTAACACGCTGATGGGGAGCCCTGACGGCTTCGTGACGAAGCTGCCGAAGCCGTAG
- a CDS encoding protein kinase domain-containing protein, which yields MRAEKVYSVVKLLGQGGMAKLFLAHSHLRRENVVLKQMTLKADEAGRGSFLDEALLSLKLTHPNIVRVYDVFESQGQLFIEMEWIPGRSLEQLLRAHAPSGLPADITCRVMYDVCQALHAAHHATDAQGRRLEVVHRDVKPSNVMVGLGGVTKVIDFGIAGSARATAPAAQQLFFTPGYLAPERALELLRTVPGGTEGLPFDSAPVDGRSDQFCAGVLLFEMLTGRLPFPPPADVSVSVASQVAHCQQLARCQVDVSALPPALAAVAAKALARRPQDRYGSCQEMAEALARACPLASPEEVSRFLSGRFPELEREAEEGHRVPAATAEVRTLAIGAMPGPAALEPRRAPRAPSLPEGARGEPAWATAGRFPVGDAPLSAPLPERKPSRWGRGLVILLVLGAAVAVVSREAWRPSVEAVLREHGLPSLDGVLGGSGEPPGEPAPPVPAPAEVPPASPEVQPEPEAPAREAPAVQVPPKKKERARTTAAAPGVRPVAPPVLDGMDAGGPAEAEPSLDAVPGAPLAGGEAGGSAPRLEATLEPEETAPDSGPQAADATPPVAPVTGNAEPLPLEEPQPSTPAEAPRPTAADAGVDAVPDITPGESP from the coding sequence GTGAGAGCGGAAAAGGTCTACTCGGTCGTAAAACTCCTGGGGCAGGGGGGAATGGCGAAGCTGTTCCTCGCGCACTCGCACCTCCGCCGCGAGAACGTGGTCCTCAAGCAGATGACGCTGAAGGCCGACGAGGCCGGCCGCGGGAGCTTCCTCGACGAGGCGCTCCTCAGCCTGAAGCTCACGCACCCCAACATCGTCCGCGTCTACGACGTCTTCGAGAGCCAGGGCCAGCTCTTCATCGAGATGGAGTGGATTCCGGGAAGGAGCCTGGAGCAGCTGCTCCGGGCCCACGCGCCCTCGGGGCTGCCCGCCGACATCACCTGCCGGGTGATGTACGACGTGTGCCAGGCCCTGCATGCGGCGCACCACGCCACGGACGCGCAGGGCCGGCGGCTGGAGGTCGTCCATCGGGACGTCAAGCCGTCGAATGTGATGGTGGGCCTGGGTGGCGTCACCAAGGTCATCGACTTCGGCATCGCCGGGTCCGCGCGGGCGACGGCTCCCGCCGCGCAGCAGCTGTTCTTCACGCCGGGCTACCTCGCGCCAGAGCGGGCGCTGGAGCTGCTCAGGACGGTGCCCGGAGGCACCGAGGGCCTTCCCTTCGATTCGGCACCCGTGGATGGCCGGAGCGACCAGTTCTGCGCGGGCGTGCTCCTCTTCGAGATGCTGACGGGCCGGCTGCCGTTTCCCCCGCCCGCGGACGTCTCCGTCTCCGTCGCCAGCCAGGTGGCGCACTGCCAGCAGCTCGCACGGTGCCAGGTGGACGTGTCGGCGCTGCCGCCAGCGCTGGCGGCCGTCGCGGCGAAGGCCCTGGCGCGCCGGCCGCAGGACCGCTACGGCTCCTGCCAGGAGATGGCGGAGGCGCTGGCGCGGGCCTGTCCCCTGGCGAGCCCCGAAGAGGTGTCGCGCTTCCTGTCCGGGCGCTTTCCCGAGCTGGAACGGGAGGCGGAAGAGGGCCATCGGGTGCCGGCCGCGACCGCGGAGGTCCGCACGCTGGCCATCGGCGCCATGCCCGGGCCCGCCGCCCTCGAGCCACGCAGGGCGCCTCGCGCGCCTTCACTGCCGGAGGGCGCCCGGGGGGAGCCCGCCTGGGCTACCGCGGGAAGGTTCCCCGTCGGGGATGCGCCCCTCTCCGCACCGCTGCCCGAGCGCAAGCCGTCGCGGTGGGGAAGGGGACTGGTCATTCTCCTGGTGCTCGGTGCGGCCGTGGCGGTGGTGTCCCGTGAGGCTTGGAGGCCATCCGTGGAGGCGGTGCTCCGTGAGCATGGGCTGCCGTCGTTGGACGGAGTGCTCGGTGGGAGCGGGGAGCCTCCAGGCGAGCCAGCCCCACCGGTACCCGCGCCCGCGGAGGTGCCGCCCGCCAGTCCCGAGGTGCAGCCGGAGCCGGAAGCGCCTGCCCGGGAAGCCCCCGCCGTCCAGGTTCCCCCGAAGAAGAAGGAACGGGCGCGGACGACGGCGGCCGCCCCCGGGGTGCGGCCGGTGGCACCGCCGGTTCTGGACGGCATGGACGCGGGCGGCCCCGCCGAGGCGGAGCCGTCCCTCGATGCGGTCCCCGGTGCCCCCCTCGCCGGAGGCGAAGCGGGTGGGAGCGCGCCGCGCCTGGAGGCGACGCTGGAGCCCGAGGAAACGGCCCCGGATTCCGGTCCCCAGGCGGCGGACGCGACTCCGCCGGTGGCCCCCGTCACCGGCAACGCGGAACCGCTGCCACTGGAGGAGCCCCAGCCTTCGACTCCGGCGGAGGCGCCTCGGCCCACAGCGGCCGATGCCGGCGTGGACGCCGTGCCCGATATAACGCCGGGCGAGTCGCCCTAA
- a CDS encoding YciI family protein → MITYLLTIYENEKLYEGKPEEEMAQLMGEYDAFTESIKKSGNYVGGEALQPVATATTVRVRDGKRLTTDGPFAETKEQLGGFYLVKAKNLDEAIAIASRIPGAKAGSVEVRPCVDFSQQG, encoded by the coding sequence ATGATCACCTACCTGCTGACCATCTACGAGAACGAGAAGCTCTACGAGGGCAAGCCCGAGGAGGAAATGGCTCAGCTCATGGGCGAGTACGACGCGTTCACCGAGAGCATCAAGAAGAGCGGCAACTATGTCGGCGGCGAGGCCCTGCAGCCGGTGGCCACCGCAACCACCGTGCGCGTGCGCGACGGCAAGCGCCTCACCACCGATGGCCCGTTCGCGGAGACGAAGGAACAGCTGGGCGGCTTCTACCTCGTCAAGGCCAAGAACCTCGACGAGGCGATCGCCATCGCCTCCCGGATTCCGGGGGCCAAGGCCGGCTCCGTGGAAGTCCGACCCTGCGTCGACTTCAGTCAGCAGGGCTAG
- a CDS encoding RNA polymerase sigma factor → MAPASDIDKLYREETGRILPTLIRLLGDFTLAEDALQEAFQAAVEQWPREGTPPLPRAWIIQTARHRAIDRVRRGQRLREKTALLEQALEGLSASLESAPVIADDQLRLLYTCCHPSLAPEAQVALTLRTLCGLTTEEIARAFFVPTPAMAQRIVRAQRKIRDAGVPYEVPERSELRERTRAVLATIYLTFNEGYSATGGDSLVRVDLCEEAIRLGRIVVTLLSETLRAEASAMLALMVLHHARRFARVAPDGGLVLLDQQDRTLWRKDEAEEGAALLHKALSLGARGPYAIQAAIAALHLQAETPAHTDWAQIVGLYDRLLAIDPSPIVALNRAAAVAMAEGAERGLAQIDDLAASGVLRGYHLLPASRADLLRRLGRFEEAATAYREALSLTRNDAERRFLEARLVEVSRGR, encoded by the coding sequence GTGGCTCCCGCTTCCGACATCGACAAGCTCTATCGAGAGGAGACGGGCCGCATCCTCCCCACGCTGATCCGCCTCCTCGGCGACTTCACGCTCGCCGAGGACGCCCTTCAGGAAGCGTTTCAGGCTGCCGTCGAGCAGTGGCCCCGCGAGGGGACGCCGCCCCTTCCACGCGCGTGGATCATCCAGACCGCCAGACACCGTGCGATCGATCGCGTGCGGCGCGGGCAGCGGCTCCGGGAGAAGACCGCGCTCCTCGAGCAGGCCTTGGAGGGGCTCTCCGCTTCCCTCGAGAGCGCCCCGGTCATCGCCGATGACCAGCTTCGACTGCTGTACACCTGCTGCCACCCCAGCCTCGCGCCCGAGGCCCAGGTCGCCCTGACGCTTCGCACGCTGTGTGGGCTCACCACCGAGGAGATTGCTCGCGCGTTCTTCGTTCCCACGCCTGCGATGGCGCAGCGAATCGTTCGCGCCCAGCGGAAGATTCGCGACGCTGGCGTTCCGTACGAAGTGCCCGAGAGGAGCGAGCTCCGCGAACGCACCCGCGCCGTCCTCGCCACCATCTACTTGACCTTCAACGAGGGATACTCAGCCACCGGGGGAGACTCGCTGGTTCGGGTCGACCTCTGCGAAGAGGCCATCCGCCTCGGCCGAATCGTGGTGACGCTCCTCTCCGAGACACTTCGTGCCGAGGCCAGCGCCATGCTTGCCCTGATGGTGCTGCACCACGCACGCCGCTTCGCCCGCGTCGCTCCCGATGGCGGGCTCGTGCTCCTGGACCAGCAGGACCGAACCCTGTGGAGGAAGGACGAGGCCGAGGAAGGCGCCGCGCTCTTGCACAAGGCGCTGAGCCTCGGCGCTCGCGGGCCGTATGCGATTCAGGCCGCCATCGCCGCACTCCACCTTCAGGCAGAGACCCCCGCCCATACGGACTGGGCACAGATTGTCGGGCTGTATGATCGGTTGCTGGCCATCGACCCGTCTCCCATTGTCGCGCTCAACCGCGCCGCGGCGGTGGCGATGGCGGAAGGCGCCGAGCGCGGCCTTGCACAGATTGATGACCTTGCCGCCAGCGGGGTGCTTCGCGGGTACCACCTGCTCCCCGCTTCCCGAGCCGACCTGCTCCGCCGGCTCGGTCGGTTCGAAGAAGCCGCGACGGCCTACCGGGAGGCGCTGTCGCTGACCCGGAATGACGCCGAGCGCCGTTTTCTCGAAGCGCGACTCGTCGAGGTCTCGCGCGGTCGATGA
- a CDS encoding DUF4833 domain-containing protein yields MFPKNGLSNLAAVALLAVAPLALASGPTLPSPSAFFLSRSENRNQVHYALRLDEACRPVGTRPVQVYWRMLERGESEVEDLLGVEQPVYGLEDAQPVDATAEGWRVRVRLRAFPSRPIDITTARVDGECQVQAWTKVANSVSRLEHVFVKTSWPFSVDFVRLDGVGPEGQPVHELLRK; encoded by the coding sequence ATGTTTCCGAAGAACGGGCTCAGCAACCTCGCCGCCGTCGCGCTGCTGGCTGTCGCGCCACTCGCCTTGGCGTCCGGGCCCACCCTTCCGTCGCCGTCCGCCTTCTTCCTGTCCCGCAGTGAGAACCGGAACCAGGTCCACTACGCGCTACGCCTGGACGAGGCCTGCCGCCCCGTGGGGACGCGCCCCGTGCAGGTCTACTGGCGGATGTTGGAGCGCGGGGAGTCGGAGGTGGAGGACCTGCTGGGGGTCGAGCAACCCGTGTATGGGCTGGAGGACGCGCAGCCGGTTGACGCCACCGCGGAGGGCTGGCGGGTGCGGGTGCGCCTGCGGGCCTTTCCCTCTCGCCCTATCGACATCACCACCGCGCGGGTCGACGGCGAGTGTCAGGTCCAGGCCTGGACGAAGGTGGCCAACAGCGTCTCCCGGCTGGAGCACGTCTTCGTGAAGACGTCCTGGCCCTTCTCGGTCGACTTCGTGCGGCTGGATGGCGTGGGGCCGGAAGGACAACCCGTCCATGAGCTGCTCCGCAAGTGA
- a CDS encoding GNAT family N-acetyltransferase, translating into MPSSRSYAGEQDLRAMTRLVSAGHAAHGPHVECTVGDIDWRMNRNAFVRPEQNVRLWHDERGNLVGFAWGYVNGDVDLLIHPREHAATVVPQVLEWAQAWFPTRGASDERPLHVWALESNTSMTRALEQQGWRRTEDCYLHLARPTSDTGTAPLPPGYTVRSVRGPEETAARAEVHRRAFGTERVTTEVYQRVMRAAHYRAHLDLVAEAPDGSLAALALCWLDPENGLGEFEPVATAPEHRRKGLAQALLQEGLRRLWKAGARTALVYAHAANPASVALYESAGFRVIDRNWGYVAP; encoded by the coding sequence ATGCCGTCCTCACGTTCCTACGCGGGTGAGCAGGACCTGCGAGCCATGACGCGCCTGGTGTCCGCAGGCCATGCCGCGCATGGGCCCCACGTCGAGTGCACCGTGGGAGACATCGACTGGCGCATGAACCGCAATGCCTTCGTGCGGCCCGAACAGAACGTGCGCCTCTGGCATGACGAGCGCGGGAACCTGGTGGGCTTCGCCTGGGGCTATGTGAATGGCGACGTCGACCTGCTCATCCATCCTCGAGAGCACGCCGCCACCGTGGTGCCCCAGGTGCTCGAGTGGGCACAAGCGTGGTTCCCCACGCGCGGTGCCTCCGACGAGCGTCCGCTTCATGTCTGGGCATTGGAGAGCAACACGTCCATGACCCGCGCGCTGGAGCAACAGGGCTGGCGGCGCACCGAAGACTGCTACCTCCACCTGGCCCGGCCAACGTCGGACACCGGCACCGCGCCCCTGCCGCCCGGCTACACCGTCCGAAGCGTGCGAGGCCCCGAGGAGACCGCCGCGCGCGCCGAGGTCCATCGCCGGGCCTTCGGCACCGAGCGCGTCACCACCGAGGTGTACCAGCGGGTGATGCGCGCCGCCCACTACCGCGCGCACCTGGACCTTGTGGCCGAGGCGCCAGACGGCTCGCTGGCCGCGCTGGCGCTGTGCTGGCTGGACCCGGAGAACGGCCTGGGCGAGTTCGAGCCCGTCGCGACAGCGCCAGAGCACCGCCGCAAGGGCCTGGCTCAGGCATTGCTCCAGGAAGGGCTCAGACGCCTGTGGAAGGCGGGAGCCAGGACGGCGCTGGTCTATGCCCATGCCGCCAATCCCGCCTCCGTGGCACTCTACGAGTCGGCGGGCTTTCGCGTCATCGACCGGAACTGGGGGTACGTGGCGCCCTGA
- a CDS encoding ATP-binding protein produces MSTQPGKLEWLAGGGEMAALIASLDWSRSPLGPIETWPQSLRTTVSLCLASNFPINIIWGDAHNQIYNDGYRVLCGAAHPRAMGEDYRVTWASAWPAIGEPFERALAGETTYLENQRMFLERNGYPEETFFTFSLSPIRDESGKVAGLFHPVTETTATMLSQRRTRALRDIADRAGRAPVFDEACDLLLASLEEYAFDLPFALLYVTTPDGALARLRGARGTEVGGALAPVSIDLRGPDTGARWPLERAARSGRLEPVADLASRFGRVAAGPYPEPVAAAFVLPIRVAGVAAPLGFLVVGASPRLPLDDAYRAFIEMLQGAASAALANARAYEAERLRAEALAELDQAKSAFFSNVSHEFRTPLTLLLGPVEDLLSGHLGPLPDAALGELAVVHRNGLRLLKLVNALLDFSRIEAGRAQASVEPADLSALTRDIASTFRSAIERAGMQFVVDVEPLGEAVLVDREMWEKLVLNLVSNAFKFTHTGEIRVELRREAGFARLAVQDTGIGIPASELGRVFQRFHRVMGAKGRTHEGSGIGLALVKEFAKLHGGSVDVRSTEGQGTTFFVRIPLGGVPRLAQAAAGAPKPPSTATRPETYVEETLHWLNGQAPAPPPEDGGSQALAGGPLAAEHGEGPEVGARLRVLLADDNADMREYVRRLLQRHYEVTAVTNGAEALRAAREARPDLVISDVMMPVMDGIELVKRLRADASLRTLPIVLLSARAGEDATVSGLELGADDYLTKPFSARELLARVQAQLKMAALRQRVAEQESRAAHLAQQQQWLEAVLDSLPAPTLLVEPESGLFTFVNRAAHQLAAGRFPSDVGAAERGQAFFITDEAGRPLGLEHSPGTRVLRGEQVRDFEAVWHSPAGRFNIVVDSDFVPAIGPRPAQAVVTFRDISRLKLVERELKALLGARDEFLSIASHELKTPITSLRMLLQMAERRVQAEEGRTQSPEKLAKALRVSLLQVDRLTRLVEDLLDVARIRTGTLELDFQEVDLAQLAQELLERLSGQLAQAGCQAHLDVPPRLLGVWDGPRLEQVLTNLVANAMKYAPGARLDVRLSAADGLARLEVRDHGPGVGEAQRETIFERFDRGIASHNVGGLGLGLFISRQIVGAHGGTISVESPPGGGACFVVLLPRDASRHRTENLAAG; encoded by the coding sequence ATGAGCACCCAGCCTGGGAAACTCGAGTGGCTCGCGGGCGGGGGTGAGATGGCGGCGCTCATCGCGTCGCTCGACTGGTCGCGCTCGCCGCTGGGGCCCATCGAGACGTGGCCCCAGAGCCTGCGCACGACGGTGAGCCTCTGTCTCGCCTCGAACTTCCCCATCAACATCATCTGGGGAGACGCTCACAACCAGATCTACAACGATGGCTACCGCGTGCTCTGCGGCGCGGCGCACCCGCGTGCCATGGGCGAGGACTACCGGGTCACCTGGGCGTCCGCGTGGCCGGCCATCGGCGAGCCGTTCGAGCGGGCGCTGGCTGGAGAGACGACCTACCTCGAGAACCAGCGGATGTTCCTCGAGCGGAACGGGTACCCGGAGGAGACGTTCTTCACCTTCTCGCTCAGTCCCATCCGCGATGAGTCCGGGAAGGTGGCGGGGCTCTTCCACCCGGTGACCGAGACGACCGCGACGATGCTCTCCCAGCGGAGGACGCGGGCGCTGCGGGACATCGCGGACCGCGCCGGACGGGCGCCCGTCTTCGACGAGGCCTGCGACCTGCTCCTCGCGTCGCTCGAGGAGTACGCCTTCGACCTGCCCTTCGCGCTCCTCTACGTGACGACGCCGGACGGAGCCCTGGCCCGGCTCCGGGGGGCCCGCGGGACGGAGGTCGGAGGCGCGCTGGCCCCGGTGTCGATAGACCTCAGGGGGCCGGACACGGGCGCCCGCTGGCCGCTGGAGCGGGCGGCACGCAGCGGGAGGCTGGAGCCGGTGGCGGACCTGGCGTCCCGGTTCGGGCGCGTCGCCGCGGGGCCCTATCCCGAGCCGGTGGCAGCGGCCTTCGTGCTGCCCATCCGGGTCGCTGGCGTGGCCGCGCCGCTGGGATTCCTGGTCGTCGGGGCGAGCCCGAGGCTCCCGCTTGACGATGCCTACCGGGCCTTCATCGAGATGCTGCAGGGGGCGGCCAGCGCGGCCCTCGCGAACGCACGCGCGTACGAGGCGGAGCGGCTCCGGGCCGAGGCGCTCGCCGAGCTCGACCAGGCGAAGAGCGCCTTCTTCAGCAACGTGAGCCACGAGTTCCGCACGCCCCTCACGCTGCTGCTCGGGCCCGTGGAGGACCTGCTCTCCGGGCACCTCGGGCCGCTGCCGGACGCCGCGCTCGGCGAGCTCGCGGTGGTCCACCGCAACGGGCTGCGGCTCCTCAAGCTGGTGAACGCCCTGCTGGACTTCTCCCGCATCGAGGCGGGCCGCGCCCAGGCCTCGGTCGAGCCGGCCGACCTGTCCGCGCTCACCCGGGACATCGCGAGCACCTTCCGCTCCGCCATCGAGCGCGCGGGCATGCAATTCGTGGTGGACGTCGAGCCGCTCGGTGAGGCCGTGCTCGTGGACCGCGAGATGTGGGAGAAGCTCGTCCTGAACCTCGTGTCGAATGCGTTCAAGTTCACCCACACAGGTGAAATCCGGGTCGAGCTCCGGCGGGAGGCCGGGTTCGCGCGGCTGGCGGTCCAGGACACGGGCATCGGCATTCCGGCGAGCGAGCTCGGGCGGGTGTTCCAGCGCTTCCACCGGGTGATGGGGGCGAAGGGGCGCACCCACGAGGGCAGTGGAATCGGCCTCGCGCTCGTGAAGGAGTTCGCGAAGCTCCATGGCGGCTCGGTCGACGTACGCAGCACCGAGGGGCAGGGCACCACCTTCTTCGTCCGCATCCCGCTGGGGGGAGTGCCCCGGCTGGCGCAGGCAGCGGCCGGTGCACCGAAGCCTCCGTCCACCGCGACGCGGCCCGAGACCTACGTGGAGGAGACGCTGCACTGGTTGAACGGCCAGGCGCCGGCCCCCCCGCCGGAGGACGGCGGGAGCCAGGCGCTGGCTGGCGGGCCCCTGGCGGCGGAGCACGGGGAGGGCCCGGAGGTGGGCGCCCGCCTGCGGGTCCTGCTCGCCGACGACAACGCCGACATGCGCGAGTATGTCCGCCGCCTGCTCCAGCGCCACTATGAGGTGACCGCGGTGACGAACGGCGCGGAGGCGCTCCGGGCGGCGCGAGAGGCGCGGCCGGACCTCGTCATCTCGGATGTGATGATGCCGGTGATGGATGGCATCGAGCTGGTGAAGCGGCTCCGGGCGGATGCCTCGCTGCGCACGCTCCCCATCGTCCTGCTGTCCGCGCGGGCCGGGGAGGATGCCACGGTGAGCGGGCTCGAGCTCGGCGCGGACGACTACCTGACGAAGCCGTTCTCCGCCCGGGAGCTCCTGGCCCGGGTGCAGGCCCAGCTCAAGATGGCGGCCTTGCGGCAGCGGGTGGCGGAGCAGGAGTCGCGCGCGGCGCACCTCGCGCAGCAGCAGCAGTGGCTCGAGGCCGTGCTGGACAGCCTTCCCGCCCCCACCCTCCTCGTCGAGCCGGAGTCTGGCCTCTTCACCTTCGTGAACCGCGCCGCCCATCAGCTCGCCGCGGGCCGCTTTCCCTCGGACGTCGGCGCCGCGGAGCGCGGCCAGGCCTTCTTCATTACCGACGAGGCCGGCCGCCCGCTCGGGTTGGAACACTCCCCGGGCACCCGGGTCCTGCGAGGGGAGCAGGTCCGCGACTTCGAGGCGGTCTGGCACTCTCCTGCCGGGCGCTTCAACATCGTGGTGGACTCCGACTTCGTCCCCGCCATCGGGCCCAGGCCCGCGCAGGCCGTCGTCACCTTCCGGGACATCTCCCGGCTCAAGCTGGTGGAGCGGGAGCTCAAGGCGCTCCTGGGCGCACGCGACGAGTTCCTCTCCATCGCCTCGCACGAGCTGAAGACGCCCATCACCTCGCTGAGGATGCTGCTGCAGATGGCGGAGCGGAGGGTCCAGGCCGAAGAGGGCCGCACGCAGAGCCCGGAGAAGCTCGCGAAGGCGCTTCGTGTCTCGTTGCTCCAGGTGGACCGGCTGACGCGCCTCGTGGAGGACCTGCTCGACGTCGCGCGCATCCGCACCGGCACGCTCGAGCTGGACTTCCAGGAGGTGGACCTCGCCCAGCTCGCACAAGAGCTGCTGGAGCGCCTCTCCGGGCAGCTCGCGCAGGCTGGCTGCCAGGCCCACCTGGACGTCCCACCCAGGCTCCTGGGCGTCTGGGATGGGCCCCGTCTCGAGCAGGTGCTGACGAACCTGGTCGCCAACGCGATGAAGTACGCGCCGGGCGCGCGCCTCGACGTGCGACTCTCGGCGGCGGACGGGCTGGCCCGCCTCGAGGTGCGCGACCACGGCCCCGGGGTCGGGGAGGCGCAGCGAGAGACCATCTTCGAGCGCTTCGACCGCGGCATTGCCTCGCACAACGTGGGTGGGCTGGGCCTGGGCCTCTTCATCTCCAGGCAGATTGTCGGTGCCCACGGAGGGACCATCTCGGTGGAGAGCCCGCCGGGAGGCGGTGCGTGCTTCGTCGTGCTGCTTCCCCGTGATGCCTCCCGCCACCGCACGGAGAACCTGGCGGCCGGGTAG
- a CDS encoding DUF5953 family protein — MEKSGTQTILDALERAYERFPEIGGRAPTPSSR; from the coding sequence GTGGAGAAGTCCGGTACGCAGACTATTCTGGACGCGCTCGAGCGGGCCTACGAGCGCTTCCCGGAGATCGGCGGGCGCGCCCCCACTCCGTCCTCCAGATGA